The Synechocystis sp. PCC 6714 genome includes the window AAACGCCGCCATACCGAATACGGCGATCGCCAACGGCAGTTCCAGTTATATCGCCGGGGCCGGTATGTGGAATTTAATTTGGTCTATGACCGGGGCACCATCTTTGGCTTGCAAACCAATGGCCGCACCGAATCCATTTTGATGTCCCTACCGCCCTTAGTACGCTGGGAATATTGCTATAGTCCCGAAGCCGGTAGTCCGGAAGCGGAATTGACAGAAAAATTCTTAGTTCCCCAGGATTGGGCCAATAGTTAATTGATTATTTCCCTTTGTTTCTGTCCTAGGTCGGTTATCCATACTGACCCAGGGCAAAGGGGTCATAATGGGGACTAGCCGTATTGTAAGGAAGAAGAGCCATGTTGCTAGCCCTAGACCGTATCAGTGTACTTCCCGGCCAGACCTTGGTTTTGCGGGATGTAGATTGGGATGAGTTTGAGGTCTTGTTAGATGAACTGGGGGAAAACCGTGGTTCTCGCATTGCCTACTACCAAAAACAATTGGAAATTATGGCTCCCCTGCCTGAACACGAAATTGATAAAGAATTAGTCGGTGACTTAGTCAAAGCTTTGTTAGAAGAGCTGGACATTGAATTTTATCCTTTAGGTTCAACCACTTTTAAAAATAAGTTGCTTGGATTGGGCTTAGAGCCGGATAGCTGTTTTTATATTACAAACGAAGCAAAAGTTAGGGGTTTAAAACGTTGGGATGCAGCCATTGACCCCCCGCCGGATTTAGCGCTCGAAGTGGATCTAATTTCCCGTACCCATTTGGATATTTATGCCCAGTTGGGAGTGCCGGAAGTGTGGCGTTTTAAACGTAGACAATTGGAAATTCAATGCCTAGAACAAGGGGAATACCGCCAAAAGGAAGCTAGCACAATATTTCCTGACTTTGACCTCAAGCAAATTATTCCCGCCTATTTGCAAAGAATTGACAATGAAGGTCGCAACAAAACCATCAAAGCTTTCCGCGCTTGGGTAAGATCCCAAATTAATGGTAAAGATAATGGGTAACAGTTTGGGATAGCGGCATAGAAGCTGATGATTGAGCAAATATTTTTAGGACAATTCCAGTCCCCCGGGCCGGTGATGTTCCAGGTGGGGAGTTTTGCCCTACGTTGGTACGGATTTTTGATTGCCTCTGCGGTTATTATTGGCTTAAATCTCTGTCAGTGGCTGGGACAAAAACGGGGCATTAACCCAGATTTATTCAACGATTTAGTCATTTGGCTAGTGGTGGCGGCCATTCCTTCCGCCCGCTTATATTACGTTGCCTTTGAATGGCCCCGCTACGCCCAGCATTGGTTAAATATTTTTGCCATTTGGCAGGGGGGCATTGCCATCCATGGAGCTTTAATTGGCGGCACGATCGCCATTCTTGTTTTTAGTCGTTACCACCAGTTATCTTTCTGGAATTTGCTCGATGTTCTCGCTCCGGCAGTTATCCTCGGCCAGGCTATTGGACGGTGGGGTAACTTTTTTAACTCCGAAGCTTTTGGGGCTCCCACCAATTTACCCTGGAAGCTCTATATTCCCTTTGGTAATCGTCCGCCTAATCTAACTAGCTATGCCTATTTTCACCCTACTTTTTTATACGAATCCCTATGGAATTTAGGCGTTTTTGCCATTTTAATTTCTTTGTTTTTCTATGGTTTGAACAATCCTGAAAAAATCAAAACAGGAACTGTTGCTTGTGTTTATCTAATTGGTTACAGTCTTGGTCGGGTTTGGATTGAAGGTCTAAGATTAGACAGCTTGATGCTTGGCCCCTTAAGAATTGCCCAGGTGGTTAGCATTACCCTAGCTTTATTGGGGACAGTGGGAATTTTCTGGCTATACATTGTGCAGAAAAATTTACCGGATTGGTCGGGGCGAAAATTGTCCAAAAATTGAATTGCCTTACCTATCCGTCAATTAGATTAATAGAATATCTAGGGGAAACTTTTATGGAAAGGGAAATTAGCTATTGGGTAGAAAAACTGGCTTTACTGCCCCATCCCGAAGGGGGATTTTATAAGGAAACCTATCGATCGCCGATGCAGGCAAATTTTAATGGTTTTGATGGTGACAGAAATTTAGTCACAGGCATTTATTTTTTATTGACTAAAGATAACTTTTCTGCTTTCCACAGGATTAAATCCGATGAAATGTGGCATTTTTATGCCGGTGATAGCTTGGAAATTTACTGGCTTTCGCCCCAAGGAACATTGACAGTAATCAACCTAGGCTTGGATTTAGAAAAACGAGAAGTACCCCAAGCAGTGATTCCTCGGGATTGCTGGTTTGCCTCTAGGGTTAAAAGCGGGGGAGAT containing:
- a CDS encoding Uma2 family endonuclease, with the translated sequence MLLALDRISVLPGQTLVLRDVDWDEFEVLLDELGENRGSRIAYYQKQLEIMAPLPEHEIDKELVGDLVKALLEELDIEFYPLGSTTFKNKLLGLGLEPDSCFYITNEAKVRGLKRWDAAIDPPPDLALEVDLISRTHLDIYAQLGVPEVWRFKRRQLEIQCLEQGEYRQKEASTIFPDFDLKQIIPAYLQRIDNEGRNKTIKAFRAWVRSQINGKDNG
- the lgt gene encoding prolipoprotein diacylglyceryl transferase → MIEQIFLGQFQSPGPVMFQVGSFALRWYGFLIASAVIIGLNLCQWLGQKRGINPDLFNDLVIWLVVAAIPSARLYYVAFEWPRYAQHWLNIFAIWQGGIAIHGALIGGTIAILVFSRYHQLSFWNLLDVLAPAVILGQAIGRWGNFFNSEAFGAPTNLPWKLYIPFGNRPPNLTSYAYFHPTFLYESLWNLGVFAILISLFFYGLNNPEKIKTGTVACVYLIGYSLGRVWIEGLRLDSLMLGPLRIAQVVSITLALLGTVGIFWLYIVQKNLPDWSGRKLSKN
- a CDS encoding cupin domain-containing protein, which gives rise to MEREISYWVEKLALLPHPEGGFYKETYRSPMQANFNGFDGDRNLVTGIYFLLTKDNFSAFHRIKSDEMWHFYAGDSLEIYWLSPQGTLTVINLGLDLEKREVPQAVIPRDCWFASRVKSGGDYALVGCTVAPGFDFQDFELANREDLLNMHPQSADIIHQLTRQ